The Aestuariibius sp. HNIBRBA575 nucleotide sequence TCTTCGGTTGTTTCAGCCGGAGCTTCGTCTTCGTCGTTCTGTGCAGCACCGATATCGTCAAACAGTTCCTGAATTTCGAATTCAGCAGCTGCTTCTTCTTCGGCGGCCAGTTCTTGGATAGATTTACCCGAAGCTTGCAGCTCGGCTTCTTCCTCAGAACGGGCAACGTTCAGTTGAATTTCGCAATCCACTTCGGGGTGCAGGCGAACGATCACGCTGTGCAGGCCCAGATCTTTGATTGGGGCTGTCAGGATGACTTGCTTGCGGTCCACTGAGAAACCTTCGGCAGTTGCGGCGTCAGCGGCGTCACGGATGGTGACGGAACCGTACAGCGCGCCTGCGTCAGAGGCAGAGCGAATCACGATGAAAGATTGACCGTCGAGCTTTTCAGCAAGAGCAGCGGCTTCTTTCTTGGTTTCCAGGTTGCGGGCTTCCAGCTGGGCTTTTTCAGTTTCAAAGCGTGCTTTGTTATGCGCAGAGGCGCGCAATGCTTTGCCTTGAGCCAACAGGAAGTTGCGAGCATAGCCGTCTTTGACGGTTACGACTTCGCCCATTTGGCCCAATTTGGCCACGCGTTCCAGAAGAATGACGTCCATGGGTCTTCTCCTTATTTAACGGCGTAGGGCAGCAGGGCCAGGAACCGTGCGCGTTTGATGGCCTGAGCCAATTTACGCTGGTTTTTGGCGCCTACGGCGGTGATACGGGAAGGCACGATTTTGCCGCGCTCAGAAACGTAACGCTGCAATGTACGTGTGTCTTTGTAGTCGATCTTTGGGGCGTTTTCACCCTCAAAAGGATCGGTCTTACGACGACGGAAAAATGGTTTAGCTGCCATGACTTATGGTCCTTTCCTGATCTACTTAGCTGCGTTCACGACGACGGCTGTCACGCTCGTCACGTTTCTGCATCTGAACTGATGGGCCATCTTCGTGGGCATCAACTTTGATGGTCAGAATACGCATAACATCGTCATGCAGGCGCATCAGGCGTTCCATTTCCAGAACCGCGTCAGAAGGCGCGTCTGTTTTCAGGAAGGCATAATGACCTTTGCGGTTTTTGTTGATCTTGTAGGCCATCGTTTTGACGCCCCAATACTCGCTATCAACGACTTTGCCGCCGTTATCTGCAAGTACGGTACCAAAGTGTTCGACGAGGCTTTCAGCTTGCGAGTTGGACAGGTCCTGACGCGCAATGAAGACATGCTCATAAAGCGGCATGTGTGCTCCAGTTCTATTCTAGCGCATTTCAAAGGAGGGGGCTTAACCTTCTGCACCCCATCCACGAGAGACTGCGCGGTTCAAAACGTCCGCAGAAGGATGGCGTCTTATACACGCGCGGGGCAGTGGTGCAAGGGGGATTGAGGCGCAGCGCAGAGATTTGCCCCCTTATATATCCTAACTGTTAACGGGCATTAACCAAACATCACGGATTGGACCCGTTGCTGCCCGGATTTGGCCTTTTTTCGGGGTGAAACTTGGTTAACGGCACCCAAAGAGGCGCCAGAGCAGAGCAAATGAGGCCCCCAAATGACCATGTTTATTGATCACCCGACCCGTAAAGCCGCCAAAGTCACCAGCCCTGCGCGTTTGCTCCGCAAATTTATGGTGCCGGTTCTGGCCATTGCTGCCCTTGGTGTGTTGTTGATGCCGATGGGGGCGTTTGGTGAATGGGCACTGGCGCAAAAGGTGATTACTTCTGGGATGTTAGCGGGTTTTGCGTTCATTTTTTCGCATTCATAACTTTGTAGGTTAACGCACATCACAGGGTTGTGAGAGATTTTGACTCTTCATTTACGAACAGAATCTGTTTGATCATGTAGAATTCTCAGGTCGATTGGTACGTGCAAGTCTGACGTATCAAAACAACCCTTTGAGGATCTGAAATGACCCGTACCCTGATTGCCGCTCTTATCGCCGCGACGTCTTTGACAACCACCGCAATTGCAGCGCCTGACACATATGTGTTGGATGCCAGCCACAGCCAGATTGTGTTTAGCTATAATCACCTTGGTTATTCCACCACTTACGGAATGTTCTCTGGTTTCGAAGGCGAAATCGCATTCGACCAAGAAGACCCCGCCGCATCCAGCGTGTCGGTTTCGATGCCTGCCCAATCCATGTTGACCGGCTGGGAAGGCCGTTTTCAGCACTTTATGTCGGATGACTTCTTTGGTGCCGACGACGCAGAACTGATTTCGTTCACATCCACCGGGATCGAAGTGACGGGTGAAAACACCGCGCTGATCACCGGCGATCTGACCATCAATGAGGTCACCAAATCCGTTGTTCTGGATGCGGTTTTGAACCAGACGGGCACACATCCAATGGCGCAAAAAGACTGGGCTGGTTTTAACGCGACCACAACATTGATCCGGTCTGACTTTAACTTGGGTCAGTTCGCCCCCCATGTCAGCGACGAAGTCGAAGTGATGATTTCAATCGAAGCTTCTAAAGCTGAGTAATTGAAATTCTGACAGGTTTGCATCGCAGTCCTGTCCCATTATTGGCGCTGTCGGTTATAACACCGGCAGCGTTTTTTTGTGGCTGTGTATGTGGGGCTTGGGATTATCGCAGCGCAGTTGGTGATAACGTGTGGCCATAAAAATGGCGCCCCAAATGGGACGCCTTTTGTCGTGATAGATATGACCTAGCGACGTGCGGTCAGCGAAATAGCGATATCCACGACATGGGCCAGATTGTCTTCGCCCGAGGCACCGATGCCAAAATCGGTTCGATTGACCTGTGTCGCGCCGGTCATCATAGCGATGTCATCTGCGCCATCATTGGATATTTCCAACGTAAAGGGCAGGGTGATCGGGATTGTTGTGCCTTTTAATGTGAGGGTCCCGGTCGCGACGTAATCGGTTTCAGTGGCGGTGATTTCAGCGGTGAAGGTGGCGGTTGGGAATTGTGCGGCGTCAAAATAATCTGTGCCCATGGATTGGCCCGTCACCGATCCCAATGTCAGCGATGCAATGGCGATTTCCGTTTCCACATGCCCCAGAATGCCGGTCGCATTTGGGTCAAAAGAAATGACAGAGGTCCATTCAGCAAAGGACCCGTCAACCTGTGATCCAAACTGCGTGATCGACAGCGCAATTGATCCGGTTTCAACCTGCCATTCGGATGATACGGCTTCCAACACGGGGGCTTGGGCGTGATCATGGTCATGATTGTGGTCTGGCGCGAAAAAACCCAGCCCGGCACCAAGTCCCAGCGCGGCGATCCAGATCACCAAAGCCCCTGCCAATGGGGCGAAGGATGGATGATGGGGCGCTACCTGCGGCAAATCGGGGCGGCCAAACCACATCCGCCGCAGTGTCGCGTCGCGGTCAATGACATGATGTTTTAGGGCACCTGCAAAATGCAACAGGATCGAAACAACCAAAACACGTTCAAAAATCATATGCAGGGTCGATGCGGTTTCTGACAGGCCGACGCTTTTGGGGATAAAGGGCAGGGATTGGCCAAACGGCCACCAAATGGGGGCAAAACCTTGGGATGCGGCATGGGTGATCCAGCCAGTTAATGGCACAATGATCAGCGACCCATAAAGCAGCCAATGCACCATTTCGGCCATGAAATGTTCTGGCTTATTGTCAGGGTTGAGCGATCCGGGTTTGGGTTGAACCAGCGCCCAGAGAATGCGCAAAACCGCCAGGAAAAACAGGGTGATACCCAGGGTTTTATGCAGCGAAAACAGATATGCCTTTCGGGTGAGTTCGTTATCGGTGGCAAAGGGCGCATCATCGGCCATGATCCCCAATGGGATCAGCGTGAAAATCAATAAGACGGTGGCCCAGTGGAGTATTTTGGACAAGGTGCCGTAGCGCGCCTGAGTGTTGGTGAATGACATAAGAGCAATCCATAATTGTGTTGCGTGAGCTTAGCACAAGCCTAACAACGCACATAAATGCACTCAATCCGAGGCAGCGCAGAGAAGCTGTGCGTTAATGCGCTTTCTTGTGATGCGCGCAGGGACAAGGTAAAGCGGTTCCCAACAGGAAAGTAACACCAAACGGAGTTGGGACATGCGGGCATTTGTATTTCCGGGGCAGGGCGCA carries:
- the rplI gene encoding 50S ribosomal protein L9, translating into MDVILLERVAKLGQMGEVVTVKDGYARNFLLAQGKALRASAHNKARFETEKAQLEARNLETKKEAAALAEKLDGQSFIVIRSASDAGALYGSVTIRDAADAATAEGFSVDRKQVILTAPIKDLGLHSVIVRLHPEVDCEIQLNVARSEEEAELQASGKSIQELAAEEEAAAEFEIQELFDDIGAAQNDEDEAPAETTEE
- a CDS encoding YceI family protein, yielding MTRTLIAALIAATSLTTTAIAAPDTYVLDASHSQIVFSYNHLGYSTTYGMFSGFEGEIAFDQEDPAASSVSVSMPAQSMLTGWEGRFQHFMSDDFFGADDAELISFTSTGIEVTGENTALITGDLTINEVTKSVVLDAVLNQTGTHPMAQKDWAGFNATTTLIRSDFNLGQFAPHVSDEVEVMISIEASKAE
- a CDS encoding cytochrome b/b6 domain-containing protein, whose protein sequence is MSFTNTQARYGTLSKILHWATVLLIFTLIPLGIMADDAPFATDNELTRKAYLFSLHKTLGITLFFLAVLRILWALVQPKPGSLNPDNKPEHFMAEMVHWLLYGSLIIVPLTGWITHAASQGFAPIWWPFGQSLPFIPKSVGLSETASTLHMIFERVLVVSILLHFAGALKHHVIDRDATLRRMWFGRPDLPQVAPHHPSFAPLAGALVIWIAALGLGAGLGFFAPDHNHDHDHAQAPVLEAVSSEWQVETGSIALSITQFGSQVDGSFAEWTSVISFDPNATGILGHVETEIAIASLTLGSVTGQSMGTDYFDAAQFPTATFTAEITATETDYVATGTLTLKGTTIPITLPFTLEISNDGADDIAMMTGATQVNRTDFGIGASGEDNLAHVVDIAISLTARR
- the rpsF gene encoding 30S ribosomal protein S6 — its product is MPLYEHVFIARQDLSNSQAESLVEHFGTVLADNGGKVVDSEYWGVKTMAYKINKNRKGHYAFLKTDAPSDAVLEMERLMRLHDDVMRILTIKVDAHEDGPSVQMQKRDERDSRRRERS
- the rpsR gene encoding 30S ribosomal protein S18; translation: MAAKPFFRRRKTDPFEGENAPKIDYKDTRTLQRYVSERGKIVPSRITAVGAKNQRKLAQAIKRARFLALLPYAVK